From a region of the Triticum aestivum cultivar Chinese Spring chromosome 7D, IWGSC CS RefSeq v2.1, whole genome shotgun sequence genome:
- the LOC123170115 gene encoding putative receptor protein kinase ZmPK1: MEARSTSLLLLTLMIHLLSRVPAREFLSPGSSLSVEDGSGMLRSPNGAFTCGFHNISPNASVFSVWFADTAEKTVVWSANHLRPVYSWGSRAVLHTDGRLVVEDYNGQPAWENNVSSSSEAEQARLLDTGNLVVSGQGDIILWQSFDSPTDTLLPNQSISAATKLVSTHRLLVPGHYSFHFDDAHLLSLFDDEKNISFIYWPKPDLATWARQRNPFSTTTVGVLDSWGYFLGSDDLTFKSTDWGPGIMRRLTLDYDGNLRLYSLENRKWSVTWIAFQTCFVHGLCGMNGICVYTPRPACACAPGHEVIDPSDRSKGCRPKFNLSCNGQEMKFVKLPSTDFIAYDQSKRSLVSFDTCKQICMNDCSCKGFSYWQGSGSCYPKSSLVGGVTSPGLPGSIYLKLPKTVQVSGSSIPQSQPFGPTYAPNCSAKNKYFTADFPDIPKSNQSGSKYLYFYGFLSAIFCVEVMFVALGCWFMLRLEGKQLTGVWPAEVGYEMLANHFRRYTYKELQRATRKFKYQIGRGASGLVYKGVLKDKRAVAVKRLADINQGEEEFQHELSVIGRIYHMNLVRVWGFCSDGPHRILVLEYVENGSLDKTLFSRKGSQVLLQWNERFKIALGVAKGLAYLHHECLEWVIHCDLKPENILLDENLEPKITDFGLAKLLNRGGSNKNVSRIHGTRGYIAPEWVSSLPITAKVDVYSFGVVLLELLKGARVSDWASNADEVEMVLRRVVRMLAENLMLEGSKQLWIADFIDSRLNRQFNNLQARTMIKLAVSCVEEDSRKRPTMENAVQMLLSVDEASAIMQQYSTN; this comes from the coding sequence ATGGAGGCCCGCTCCACCTCCCTGCTTCTACTGACTTTGATGATCCATCTGCTTTCGCGCGTCCCGGCCCGCGAATTCCTCTCGCCGGGCTCCTCACTCTCCGTCGAGGATGGCTCCGGCATGCTCCGTTCACCAAACGGCGCTTTCACCTGCGGCTTCCACAACATCTCCCCAAACGCCTCCGTCTTCTCCGTCTGGTTCGCCGACACGGCCGAGAAGACCGTCGTCTGGAGCGCAAACCATCTCCGCCCCGTCTACTCCTGGGGATCCCGGGCCGTGCTGCACACCGACGGCAGATTGGTTGTGGAAGACTACAATGGCCAGCCCGCGTGGGAAAACAATGTCAGCTCTTCATCAGAGGCCGAGCAAGCCCGGCTGTTGGACACGGGCAACCTCGTCGTCAGCGGCCAAGGTGATATCATTCTGTGGCAAAGCTTTGATTCTCCTACTGACACGCTGCTGCCCAATCAGAGCATCAGTGCTGCTACAAAGCTGGTGTCCACTCATAGGTTACTTGTTCCGGGGCACTACAGCTTCCATTTCGACGATGCGCATTTGCTCTCACTGTTTGACGATGAGAAGAACATCTCTTTTATCTATTGGCCAAAGCCTGATCTTGCTACCTGGGCAAGGCAACGAAACCCATTTAGTACCACCACCGTTGGGGTCCTTGATAGCTGGGGGTATTTCCTTGGGAGTGATGATTTGACTTTCAAGTCTACTGACTGGGGTCCCGGGATTATGAGGAGGCTAACGTTGGATTATGATGGCAACCTCCGATTATACAGTCTAGAAAACCGGAAATGGTCGGTCACATGGATAGCATTTCAGACCTGCTTCGTGCATGGTCTGTGTGGTATGAATGGAATATGTGTGTATACACCTAGGCCTGCTTGTGCATGTGCCCCTGGACACGAGGTCATCGACCCAAGTGACCGGAGCAAAGGTTGCCGGCCGAAGTTCAACCTCAGTTGTAATGGGCAGGAGATGAAATTTGTGAAGCTACCCTCCACTGACTTCATAGCTTATGATCAAAGTAAGCGCAGCTTAGTTTCCTTTGATACTTGCAAGCAGATATGCATGAATGACTGCAGTTGCAAAGGTTTCTCATACTGGCAAGGAAGTGGATCCTGCTATCCAAAGTCATCCCTTGTTGGTGGTGTAACCAGCCCAGGTTTACCTGGTTCTATCTATCTCAAGCTTCCAAAGACAGTACAGGTCTCAGGGTCCTCAATTCCTCAATCGCAGCCTTTTGGTCCCACATATGCTCCTAACTGTAGTGCAAAGAACAAATATTTCACTGCAGATTTTCCAGATATACCCAAGAGCAATCAGAGTGGATCAAAGTATTTGTACTTCTATGGGTTCTTATCAGCGATATTTTGTGTGGAGGTAATGTTCGTGGCATTAGGATGCTGGTTTATGCTGAGATTGGAGGGCAAGCAGTTAACAGGAGTATGGCCAGCTGAGGTTGGCTATGAGATGTTAGCCAACCACTTCCGGAGATACACATACAAGGAGTTGCAGAGAGCAACTCGGAAGTTCAAGTATCAGATTGGGAGGGGCGCATCTGGTCTTGTGTACAAGGGGGTCTTGAAAGACAAGAGGGCGGTAGCAGTGAAAAGGTTGGCAGACATAAACCAAGGCGAAGAAGAATTCCAACATGAACTGAGTGTGATTGGAAGGATTTACCATATGAATCTGGTGAGGGTTTGGGGATTCTGTTCTGATGGTCCACACAGGATATTGGTTTTAGAGTACGTTGAGAATGGTTCATTGGATAAAACCCTGTTTAGTAGAAAGGGCTCACAGGTATTACTTCAATGGAATGAAAGATTTAAGATTGCTCTAGGGGTGGCAAAAGGATTGGCTTATCTTCATCATGAGTGCTTGGAGTGGGTTATCCACTGCGACCTGAAGCCTGAGAACATACTGTTGGATGAGAACTTGGAGCCAAAGATCACCGACTTTGGCCTTGCAAAACTTCTGAATAGGGGTGGATCCAACAAAAATGTATCTCGGATCCATGGAACTAGAGGTTATATAGCTCCTGAGTGGGTTTCTAGCCTCCCAATAACAGCAAAGGTTGATGTCTACAGCTTTGGAGTGGTTCTCCTAGAACTACTGAAGGGGGCTCGTGTTTCAGACTGGGCGTCAAATGCTGACGAAGTGGAAATGGTCCTTCGAAGGGTCGTTAGGATGCTTGCAGAAAATCTGATGCTGGAGGGTAGCAAACAGTTATGGATTGCTGACTTCATTGACTCCAGGTTGAACCGCCAGTTCAATAACCTGCAAGCAAGAACAATGATCAAGTTGGCTGTTTCATGTGTAGAAGAAGATAGTAGAAAAAGACCCACAATGGAAAATGCTGTGCAGATGCTTCTTTCAGTTGATGAAGCCAGTGCCATAATGCAGCAGTATTCTACCAACTGA